The Borreliella andersonii genome has a segment encoding these proteins:
- the rpsL gene encoding 30S ribosomal protein S12, with the protein MPTINQLIRKPRKSQTEKTASPALQNCPQRRGICTRVMTVTPKKPNSALRKVARVRLSNGFEVTAYIPGIGHNLQEHSVVLIRGGRVKDLPGVRYHIVRGAKDTLGVNNRRKGRSKYGTKKPKA; encoded by the coding sequence ATGCCTACAATTAATCAGTTAATTAGAAAGCCTAGGAAAAGTCAAACGGAGAAGACCGCATCTCCTGCACTTCAAAATTGCCCTCAAAGAAGAGGAATTTGTACGCGTGTAATGACCGTAACTCCCAAAAAGCCTAATTCAGCTTTAAGAAAAGTAGCACGTGTTAGACTTTCAAATGGATTTGAAGTAACAGCATATATTCCAGGAATTGGGCATAATTTACAAGAACACTCTGTGGTTTTAATTAGAGGTGGTCGAGTTAAAGATTTGCCTGGAGTAAGGTACCATATTGTTAGGGGAGCTAAGGATACTCTTGGTGTTAATAATAGGAGAAAGGGTAGATCTAAGTATGGA
- the rpoC gene encoding DNA-directed RNA polymerase subunit beta': MKEIKDFERIKIKIASPDQIRNWSYGEVKKSETINYRTLRPEKDGLFCERIFGTTKEWECYCGKFKSIRYKGIICDRCNVEVTHFKVRRERMGHIELAAPVAHIWYYKYIPSRIGLLLDITASSLNSILYYEKYVVIEPGDTDLKKMQLLNEDEYIEARERYGMSFNASMGAEAIKTLLENLDLDELSSRLRIQMIDKDDKTDKKLLRRLEIIENFKISGNKPEWMIMEVLPVIPPEIRPMVQLDGGRFATSDLNDLYRRVINRNNRLRKLLLLNAPEIIVRNEKRMLQESVDSLFDNSHKRKVVKGSSSRPLKSLSDALKGKQGRFRQNLLGKRVDYSGRSVIVVGPELKLHQCGLPAKMALELFKPFVIRRLIESEAVFNIKRAKNLIEQEVDEVWQILDLVIKEHPILLNRAPTLHRLGIQAFEPVLVEGKAIKLHPLVCHAYNADFDGDQMAVHVPLTPAAQAESWALMLSTNNLLNPANGHPIVFPSQDIVLGLYYLTMEKKNVVGEGKKFLNFSNVILAINNRSLDYNASIYVKIDDEYKKTTAGRVIFNEALPKGIEFVNKTLSDLELQILISKVYVVHGSSTVIEMLDIIKELGFRYATKFGCTISMSDIIVPDEKRTYVERANKEIAKIQNDYAKGVITGEERYNNVVSVWLKTNEELTNKMMEILKRDRDGFNVIYMMADSGARGSRNQIRQLAGMRGLMAKTSGDIIELPIISNFKEGLSVIEFFISTNGARKGLADTALKTADAGYLTRRLVDIAQDVVVRIEDCGTINGIKVETVKNGEEILESLKEKAVGSYSIERIKNPITGEIVLDANEEISEAKIELLEKIGIEKLVIRSVLTCEAEHGVCQKCYGRDFSKNKPVNIGEAVGIIAAQSIGQPGTQLTMRTFHIGGVAQAGSEDDKISLKNAFILNGIEGFNVRVDNGILFTRKGTLKIINVFYEEKIKNIKEIKVLDSQRVIKGIPLFVDKKGAEILSSYIGYVKLRDDNFFIVSEEQEVALKAGTKLEIEVGDYVESGKVIGTFDPFAEPIIAEVNGKIKFKDIILGTTLKEEINTETGNVEKRITDNVFESLDPRIFIIDSSGMEVASYVLPGDAYLQVEDGQSINIGDIIAKLSKGSEKTQDITGGLPRVNDLFETRIPKNLTEMAKVSGIVQFKSIQKGKRLINVLDEYGVEHRHYIPAGKHLLVRDGDVVKAGDMLCDGRINPHDVLEILGGISLQEFLLAEIQDVYRKQGVSINDKHIGVIIKQMMKKVKIVAVGDTNFVYGQKVDKHTFYEQNRKVIEQGGEPAIASPILIGVTKTSLNIDSFISAASFQETTKVLTDASIAGKIDDLRGLKENVVIGHLIPTGTGMGLYKKIKISENIDSKV, translated from the coding sequence ATGAAAGAGATAAAAGATTTTGAAAGAATAAAAATTAAAATAGCCTCTCCTGACCAAATTAGAAATTGGTCTTATGGGGAGGTTAAAAAGTCCGAAACTATTAATTATAGAACTTTAAGACCCGAAAAAGATGGGCTTTTTTGTGAAAGGATTTTTGGTACTACAAAGGAATGGGAATGCTATTGTGGTAAATTTAAATCGATTAGATATAAAGGCATTATTTGTGATCGTTGTAATGTAGAGGTTACCCATTTTAAGGTTAGACGTGAAAGGATGGGGCATATTGAGCTAGCAGCTCCGGTTGCTCATATTTGGTATTATAAATATATACCCTCTAGGATTGGACTTTTGCTTGATATTACTGCATCTAGTTTAAATTCTATTCTTTATTATGAAAAATATGTAGTAATTGAACCGGGTGATACTGATCTTAAAAAAATGCAGCTTTTAAATGAAGATGAGTACATAGAGGCTAGGGAGCGATATGGCATGTCTTTTAATGCTTCAATGGGAGCTGAAGCTATTAAAACTCTTCTTGAAAATCTTGATCTTGATGAGCTTTCGTCTAGGCTTAGGATTCAAATGATAGATAAAGATGATAAAACCGATAAGAAACTTTTAAGACGTCTTGAAATTATTGAGAATTTTAAAATTTCTGGCAATAAGCCAGAGTGGATGATTATGGAGGTTCTTCCTGTTATTCCTCCAGAGATTAGGCCAATGGTTCAGCTTGATGGAGGGCGTTTTGCAACATCTGACCTTAATGATCTTTACAGAAGAGTTATAAATAGAAATAATCGTTTAAGAAAGTTGCTTCTTCTTAATGCGCCAGAGATTATTGTTAGAAACGAAAAAAGAATGCTTCAAGAATCAGTAGATTCTCTTTTTGACAATTCTCATAAAAGAAAGGTGGTCAAAGGTTCATCTAGTAGGCCTCTTAAATCGCTTTCCGATGCATTAAAAGGTAAGCAGGGAAGGTTTAGGCAAAATCTTCTTGGGAAAAGAGTGGATTATTCTGGTCGTTCTGTGATCGTTGTTGGCCCTGAGCTAAAGCTACATCAATGTGGATTGCCTGCAAAAATGGCCCTTGAACTTTTTAAACCTTTTGTTATAAGGAGGTTGATTGAAAGTGAGGCTGTTTTTAATATCAAAAGAGCAAAGAATTTAATAGAGCAAGAAGTTGACGAGGTATGGCAAATTTTAGATCTTGTTATCAAAGAGCATCCTATTCTTTTAAATAGGGCGCCTACTCTTCATAGGCTTGGGATTCAAGCTTTTGAACCTGTGTTAGTTGAGGGTAAGGCAATAAAATTACATCCCCTTGTTTGTCATGCATATAATGCCGATTTTGATGGTGATCAAATGGCAGTGCATGTGCCTCTTACTCCAGCAGCACAAGCTGAAAGTTGGGCTTTAATGCTTTCAACAAATAATTTGTTAAATCCTGCCAATGGACATCCTATTGTTTTTCCATCCCAAGATATTGTTTTGGGCCTATATTATTTAACTATGGAAAAAAAGAATGTTGTTGGAGAAGGTAAAAAGTTTTTAAATTTTAGTAATGTTATTCTTGCCATAAATAATAGGAGCCTAGATTACAATGCTTCTATTTATGTAAAAATTGATGACGAGTACAAAAAAACTACAGCTGGTAGGGTTATATTTAATGAGGCTTTGCCCAAGGGAATTGAATTTGTAAATAAAACTCTTAGTGATTTGGAGCTACAAATTTTAATATCAAAAGTTTACGTAGTTCATGGTTCTTCTACCGTAATTGAAATGCTTGATATTATCAAGGAGCTTGGCTTTAGGTATGCGACTAAGTTTGGGTGCACAATTAGTATGAGCGATATTATTGTTCCTGATGAAAAAAGGACTTATGTAGAAAGGGCTAATAAAGAGATTGCTAAAATTCAAAATGATTATGCAAAAGGTGTTATTACTGGTGAAGAGCGATATAATAATGTAGTTTCTGTTTGGCTAAAGACCAACGAAGAACTTACTAATAAGATGATGGAAATTTTAAAGAGAGACAGAGATGGGTTTAATGTTATATATATGATGGCAGATTCTGGTGCTAGAGGTAGTAGAAATCAAATAAGACAACTTGCTGGCATGAGAGGATTGATGGCAAAAACTTCTGGGGATATTATTGAGCTTCCAATTATTTCTAACTTTAAAGAAGGTCTTTCTGTGATAGAGTTTTTTATATCTACAAATGGAGCAAGAAAGGGCTTGGCAGATACTGCTCTTAAAACGGCTGATGCTGGATATTTAACTCGAAGATTAGTAGACATTGCTCAAGATGTTGTTGTTAGGATAGAAGATTGTGGAACTATAAACGGAATAAAAGTTGAGACTGTAAAAAATGGTGAAGAAATATTGGAATCTTTGAAAGAAAAAGCTGTTGGAAGTTATTCTATTGAAAGAATAAAAAATCCAATTACTGGCGAGATTGTTTTAGATGCAAATGAAGAAATCTCAGAAGCTAAAATAGAGTTATTAGAAAAAATTGGTATTGAAAAACTTGTGATTAGATCTGTTTTAACGTGTGAAGCTGAGCATGGTGTTTGTCAAAAATGTTATGGTAGAGATTTTTCTAAAAACAAACCCGTTAACATTGGGGAGGCTGTAGGAATAATTGCTGCTCAGTCCATAGGTCAACCGGGTACTCAATTAACCATGAGAACTTTTCATATTGGTGGAGTTGCTCAGGCTGGTAGTGAGGATGATAAAATATCTTTAAAGAATGCCTTTATACTTAATGGCATAGAAGGTTTTAATGTTAGAGTTGACAATGGAATTCTTTTCACAAGAAAAGGAACTTTAAAAATAATCAATGTTTTTTATGAAGAAAAAATTAAAAACATAAAAGAGATTAAAGTTTTAGATTCTCAAAGAGTAATAAAAGGGATTCCTTTGTTTGTTGATAAAAAGGGTGCAGAGATTCTCTCTTCTTACATTGGTTATGTTAAATTAAGAGACGATAATTTTTTCATAGTATCAGAAGAGCAAGAAGTTGCCTTGAAAGCGGGCACAAAGCTTGAAATAGAGGTTGGTGATTATGTTGAATCAGGTAAAGTTATTGGTACATTTGATCCATTTGCAGAGCCTATTATTGCAGAGGTTAATGGCAAAATTAAATTTAAGGATATTATTTTAGGAACTACTCTTAAAGAGGAAATAAATACTGAAACAGGCAATGTTGAAAAAAGAATTACAGATAATGTTTTTGAATCTCTTGATCCTAGAATTTTTATTATTGATAGTAGTGGCATGGAGGTTGCATCTTATGTATTGCCAGGCGATGCTTATCTTCAAGTTGAGGATGGGCAGAGTATTAACATAGGGGATATTATTGCGAAACTTTCTAAAGGTTCTGAAAAAACTCAAGATATTACAGGTGGATTGCCTCGTGTTAATGATCTTTTTGAAACAAGAATTCCTAAGAATTTAACTGAAATGGCTAAAGTAAGCGGAATTGTGCAATTTAAATCAATTCAAAAAGGTAAAAGACTTATTAATGTTTTAGATGAGTATGGGGTTGAACATAGGCATTATATTCCAGCCGGGAAACATCTTTTGGTTAGGGATGGAGATGTTGTAAAAGCAGGAGATATGCTTTGTGATGGTAGAATTAATCCTCATGATGTGCTTGAAATTTTAGGTGGGATTAGTTTACAAGAATTTCTGTTGGCAGAAATTCAGGATGTTTATCGAAAACAGGGTGTTAGCATTAATGACAAGCATATTGGTGTGATAATTAAGCAAATGATGAAAAAAGTTAAGATTGTCGCAGTTGGTGATACTAATTTTGTTTATGGGCAAAAGGTAGATAAGCATACTTTTTATGAGCAAAATAGAAAAGTAATAGAACAAGGTGGTGAACCAGCAATAGCAAGTCCAATTCTTATAGGAGTAACTAAGACATCTCTTAATATAGATTCTTTTATTTCTGCAGCTTCTTTCCAGGAAACAACAAAAGTATTAACAGATGCTTCTATTGCCGGGAAAATAGATGATCTTAGGGGATTAAAAGAAAATGTTGTAATTGGACATTTAATTCCTACTGGAACTGGTATGGGTCTTTATAAAAAAATTAAAATTAGTGAAAATATCGATTCTAAAGTTTAA
- the rpoB gene encoding DNA-directed RNA polymerase subunit beta: MIKRVHLGQGRADEILDLPNLIEIQLNSYEKFLQLDKLKNKKPLLNEGLESVFRNIFPIKSGNGDVALEYERYYIENDALNFTEKECKRKGQSYEAVLKVRLNLQFLTTGEIRQKDVYMGTIPLMTERGTFIINGAERVVVSQIHRSPGVVFYKEKDLYSARIIPYRGSWLEFEIDSKKDYLYVKIDRKKRILITLFLRALGFDTRERIIETFYNIKKIKVKDETKRDLPGQYLAKSINIRENMYYRAGDKITLQDVEDFLQNGVNEIELVDFDGYDGVPGKCFVSSNVILNCLEKEDAFFALKDGSKELPKESVMLAVYSSLFPGEPISIDNAENDLKTIFFSERRYDLGRVGRYKLSKKFGFDDLTTSVLTMNDIVNTISHLLRIYEGHDILDDIDHLGNRRVRSVGELLTNIYKGAMSRVEKIAKDRMSNKEVFNLKPQELISVKPIVSAVKEFFATSQLSQFMDQVNPLAELTHKRRLNALGPGGLSRDRAGFEVRDVHYTHYGRMCPIETPEGPNIGLIVSLATYSRVNDYGFLETPYRKVVNGEVTDQLEYLSAIDEEKKCIAQANAAFNSNGKYLEDLVSVRISGDYTTTNPTNIDYMDVSPRQLISVSSALIPFLEHNDANRALMGSNMQRQAVPLLFPKPPIVGTGMESVVAKDSGVVVKAKRSGEVILATSSKIVIKPFEAENAKDLDEYHIVKYERTNQDTCFNQSVLVKEGQKVERGEIIADGPATRCGELALGNNLLLGVIPWNGFNYEDAILISDRIVKEDLYTSIHIKEFSIEVRETKLGPEKVTGDIPNVSEKILNKLDENGIIRIGTYVKSGDILVGKVTPKSEGDITPEFRLLTSIFGEKAKDVKNNSLKVPHGTEGTVIDVQRITKEDVGNLSPGVEEILKVYVAKKRKLKEGDKMAGRHGNKGVVAKILPVEDMPYLADGTPLDICLNPLGVPSRMNIGQLMESQLGLAGKYLDESYNVPVFESATNEQIQEKLKKAGFNPTSKEILYDGYTGEPFENEVMVGVIYMLKLHHLVDDKMHARSTGPYSLVSQQPLGGKAQFGGQRLGEMEVWALEAYGAAHTLQELLTVKSDDMSGRVKIYENIVKGVPTNVSGIPESFNVLMQELRGLGLDLSIYDDAGNQVPLTEKEEELINKS; this comes from the coding sequence ATGATAAAAAGAGTTCATCTGGGACAAGGAAGAGCTGATGAGATTTTAGACTTACCTAACCTGATAGAAATACAATTAAATTCTTATGAAAAATTTTTACAACTTGATAAATTAAAAAATAAAAAACCTTTACTTAATGAGGGCCTTGAGTCTGTTTTTAGAAATATATTTCCCATTAAAAGTGGAAATGGTGATGTTGCTCTTGAGTATGAAAGATATTATATAGAAAACGATGCCCTTAATTTTACAGAAAAAGAATGTAAAAGAAAGGGGCAAAGTTATGAGGCTGTTTTAAAGGTAAGACTGAATTTGCAATTTTTGACTACTGGGGAAATAAGGCAAAAAGACGTATACATGGGAACTATTCCTTTAATGACAGAAAGAGGCACTTTTATTATTAATGGGGCAGAGAGGGTTGTTGTTTCTCAGATTCATAGATCCCCAGGAGTTGTTTTTTATAAAGAAAAAGATTTGTATTCTGCTAGAATAATTCCTTATCGTGGTTCTTGGTTAGAATTTGAGATTGATTCTAAAAAAGATTATCTTTATGTAAAAATAGATAGAAAAAAAAGAATACTCATAACTCTTTTTTTAAGAGCTTTGGGGTTTGATACGAGAGAAAGAATAATAGAAACTTTTTACAACATTAAAAAAATTAAAGTTAAAGACGAGACAAAAAGAGATCTTCCAGGGCAATATTTAGCCAAGAGTATTAACATAAGAGAGAATATGTATTATCGAGCAGGAGATAAAATTACTCTGCAAGATGTTGAAGATTTTTTACAAAATGGAGTAAATGAAATAGAGCTTGTTGATTTTGATGGTTATGATGGTGTTCCTGGAAAGTGCTTTGTAAGTTCGAATGTTATATTAAATTGTCTTGAAAAAGAGGATGCGTTTTTTGCTTTAAAGGATGGCTCTAAAGAGCTTCCAAAAGAGTCAGTTATGCTGGCTGTTTATAGTTCTCTTTTTCCTGGCGAGCCAATATCAATTGATAATGCTGAAAACGATTTAAAAACCATATTCTTTTCTGAAAGAAGATATGATCTTGGACGTGTGGGACGCTATAAACTTTCTAAAAAATTTGGATTTGATGATTTAACCACATCTGTTTTAACTATGAATGATATTGTTAATACCATATCGCATCTTTTAAGAATATATGAAGGCCATGATATTCTTGATGATATTGACCATTTAGGAAATAGAAGGGTTCGTTCTGTTGGTGAGCTTCTTACCAATATATATAAAGGTGCGATGTCAAGAGTTGAAAAAATTGCTAAAGATAGAATGTCTAACAAGGAAGTTTTTAATCTAAAGCCTCAAGAATTAATAAGCGTTAAACCTATTGTATCTGCTGTTAAAGAATTTTTTGCAACCAGTCAGCTTTCACAGTTTATGGATCAAGTCAATCCTTTGGCTGAGCTTACTCACAAAAGGCGTCTTAATGCTCTTGGACCAGGAGGGCTTTCAAGAGATAGGGCAGGATTTGAAGTAAGAGACGTACATTATACTCATTATGGTAGAATGTGTCCTATTGAAACTCCTGAAGGGCCAAATATTGGACTTATTGTTTCTTTGGCTACTTACTCTAGAGTTAATGATTATGGTTTTTTAGAAACTCCTTATAGGAAAGTTGTTAATGGAGAGGTGACTGATCAATTGGAATATTTATCTGCTATTGACGAGGAGAAAAAGTGCATTGCTCAGGCTAATGCTGCTTTTAATTCTAATGGAAAGTATCTTGAAGATTTAGTTTCTGTTAGAATTTCTGGTGATTATACAACAACAAACCCCACAAATATAGACTACATGGATGTTTCTCCTAGGCAGTTAATTTCAGTATCTTCGGCGTTAATTCCTTTTCTTGAACACAATGATGCAAATCGGGCTCTTATGGGTTCTAATATGCAAAGACAAGCAGTGCCCCTGCTTTTTCCCAAGCCTCCTATTGTTGGTACAGGTATGGAAAGTGTTGTTGCAAAGGATTCGGGAGTAGTTGTTAAGGCTAAAAGAAGTGGGGAAGTTATTCTTGCAACAAGCAGTAAGATAGTTATTAAACCTTTTGAGGCAGAGAATGCTAAGGATTTAGATGAATATCATATTGTTAAGTATGAAAGGACAAATCAGGATACCTGTTTTAATCAATCCGTTTTAGTTAAAGAGGGTCAAAAGGTTGAAAGGGGCGAGATAATAGCTGATGGTCCTGCTACCAGGTGTGGAGAACTTGCTCTTGGTAATAATTTATTGCTGGGGGTTATTCCTTGGAATGGATTTAATTATGAGGATGCTATATTGATTTCTGATAGAATTGTAAAGGAAGATCTTTACACATCTATTCATATCAAAGAATTTAGTATAGAGGTAAGAGAAACTAAACTTGGCCCTGAGAAAGTTACAGGAGATATACCTAATGTTAGCGAAAAGATACTAAACAAATTGGATGAAAATGGGATTATACGGATAGGAACTTATGTAAAGTCTGGTGATATTCTGGTTGGTAAGGTTACTCCAAAGTCAGAAGGAGACATTACTCCTGAATTTAGACTGTTAACTTCTATTTTTGGAGAAAAAGCAAAGGATGTTAAAAATAATTCATTAAAAGTTCCTCATGGTACTGAAGGTACAGTTATTGATGTACAAAGGATTACTAAAGAGGATGTTGGCAATCTTTCTCCTGGAGTTGAGGAGATACTTAAAGTTTATGTTGCCAAAAAAAGAAAGCTTAAAGAAGGCGATAAAATGGCTGGACGACATGGCAATAAGGGTGTTGTTGCAAAGATTCTTCCTGTTGAAGATATGCCTTATCTTGCGGATGGAACCCCTCTTGATATATGCTTAAATCCTTTGGGAGTTCCATCTAGAATGAATATCGGACAGTTAATGGAATCTCAATTAGGTCTTGCTGGTAAATATCTTGATGAATCTTATAATGTTCCTGTTTTTGAATCTGCTACAAATGAACAAATTCAGGAAAAATTAAAAAAAGCTGGATTTAATCCAACTTCTAAAGAAATTTTATATGATGGTTATACAGGAGAACCGTTCGAAAATGAAGTAATGGTTGGGGTGATTTACATGCTTAAACTACATCACCTTGTTGATGATAAAATGCACGCAAGATCAACAGGTCCATATTCTCTTGTTTCTCAACAGCCTCTTGGAGGAAAGGCTCAATTTGGTGGGCAAAGACTTGGAGAGATGGAGGTTTGGGCTCTTGAAGCTTATGGTGCAGCGCACACGCTTCAAGAACTTTTAACAGTTAAATCTGATGATATGTCAGGCAGGGTTAAGATATATGAAAATATAGTAAAAGGTGTTCCTACTAATGTATCGGGGATTCCTGAATCTTTTAATGTTTTAATGCAAGAGCTTAGAGGACTTGGACTTGATTTATCAATTTATGATGATGCTGGGAATCAGGTTCCTTTGACAGAAAAAGAAGAAGAATTGATTAATAAAAGCTAG
- the rplL gene encoding 50S ribosomal protein L7/L12, whose amino-acid sequence MALNKEDILTWLEGAKTMEVVDLVTAIEEKFGVTAAVSAGVGVAVSASSADSEEQTEFDVILMSFGDSKINVIKEVRAITGLGLGEAKALVEAAPKAIKEGLSKSDAEELKKKLEAVGAKVEVK is encoded by the coding sequence ATGGCACTAAATAAAGAAGATATTTTAACCTGGCTTGAAGGTGCAAAAACTATGGAAGTTGTTGACCTTGTAACGGCTATTGAGGAAAAGTTTGGGGTGACTGCTGCTGTTTCTGCTGGCGTAGGGGTAGCTGTCTCAGCAAGCTCAGCTGATTCTGAAGAACAAACTGAATTTGATGTAATTCTTATGTCTTTTGGTGATAGCAAGATAAATGTTATAAAAGAGGTTAGAGCTATTACGGGACTTGGGCTTGGAGAAGCGAAGGCGTTAGTTGAAGCTGCTCCTAAAGCTATAAAAGAGGGTCTTTCTAAGTCCGATGCTGAGGAATTAAAAAAGAAACTTGAGGCAGTTGGCGCAAAAGTTGAAGTTAAATAA
- the rplJ gene encoding 50S ribosomal protein L10 produces MSAKINSKKLEMFDLLKQFIDSKQSLFFLDYRGLNVAQLTELRNKVEGEHGALKVVKNNIMKMVLKEKNINVVDSCLVGPTVVVAALEEANVVAKIFYDFVKISTLKVKGGFISGEFYDEAKVQAYSNLPTKKESISLFASVLKAPVSKLARTLKALADVKN; encoded by the coding sequence ATGAGTGCAAAGATAAATTCTAAAAAGTTGGAAATGTTTGATTTATTAAAACAGTTTATAGATAGTAAGCAAAGTCTTTTTTTCTTAGATTATAGAGGTTTAAATGTAGCCCAGTTGACAGAACTTCGCAATAAAGTAGAAGGGGAACATGGAGCGTTAAAAGTTGTTAAAAACAATATAATGAAGATGGTTTTAAAAGAAAAGAATATTAATGTTGTTGATTCTTGTTTGGTTGGTCCTACAGTTGTTGTTGCTGCTTTAGAAGAAGCTAATGTAGTAGCGAAAATTTTTTATGATTTTGTAAAAATTAGTACTTTAAAAGTAAAGGGTGGTTTTATATCAGGAGAGTTTTATGATGAGGCTAAAGTTCAAGCTTACAGCAACCTTCCTACCAAAAAAGAGTCTATTTCTCTATTTGCTAGCGTGTTAAAAGCGCCAGTTTCTAAGCTTGCAAGAACATTGAAAGCTTTGGCTGATGTTAAAAATTAA
- the rplA gene encoding 50S ribosomal protein L1, with translation MSKKGRKYIEAFSKVDKNKFYNIEDAISLLKEIKFAKFDETIDISINLNLKKNHTVRDTIVLPNQFMKPKRVLVFAKGDRADEARTFGATYVGDEDLINKIKSGWDEFDIVVATPDMMRDVGRLGPILGKRGLMPNPKTQTVTNNLKDAINSFKKGRTEFRANKNGVISFSFGKFSMDNERIKENYEEFIKEVVKKRPSDLKGAFIDSIYISSTMGPSIKVNFVWR, from the coding sequence ATGTCAAAAAAAGGTAGAAAGTATATTGAAGCTTTTTCTAAAGTAGATAAGAATAAATTTTATAACATTGAAGATGCAATTTCGTTGTTGAAAGAAATTAAATTTGCCAAATTTGATGAAACTATAGATATATCTATTAACCTTAATTTAAAAAAGAATCATACTGTTAGAGACACTATAGTTTTGCCAAATCAGTTTATGAAGCCAAAAAGAGTACTTGTTTTTGCAAAAGGTGATCGAGCAGATGAAGCTAGAACTTTTGGTGCAACTTATGTTGGCGATGAGGATCTTATAAATAAGATTAAAAGTGGTTGGGATGAATTTGATATTGTTGTTGCAACTCCTGATATGATGAGAGATGTTGGAAGACTTGGCCCTATTTTAGGGAAAAGGGGTTTAATGCCCAATCCAAAGACTCAAACAGTAACAAATAATCTTAAAGATGCAATTAATAGTTTTAAAAAGGGTCGAACAGAATTTAGAGCAAATAAAAATGGTGTAATAAGCTTTTCTTTTGGTAAGTTTTCTATGGACAATGAAAGGATAAAAGAAAATTATGAGGAATTTATTAAGGAAGTTGTTAAAAAAAGACCGAGCGACTTAAAGGGAGCTTTTATAGATAGTATTTATATTTCATCTACTATGGGGCCTTCTATAAAAGTTAATTTTGTTTGGAGGTAG
- the rplK gene encoding 50S ribosomal protein L11 — protein sequence MAKKKAISWIKLQVPAAQAAPGAKIGQALGPHGVSGPQFVKEFNERTSKMEPGIVVPVIITVYSDKSFSFIVKTPPASVLIKKAIGIESGSKKSNTDKVGTISKEKLMEIARIKMSDLNAKSESAAFKIIAGSARSMGVEVEK from the coding sequence ATGGCAAAAAAAAAAGCAATTTCTTGGATTAAATTGCAGGTCCCAGCTGCTCAAGCAGCTCCAGGAGCTAAAATAGGGCAAGCGCTTGGACCTCATGGAGTTAGTGGTCCTCAATTTGTAAAGGAATTTAATGAGAGAACCTCAAAAATGGAGCCCGGCATTGTGGTTCCTGTTATTATTACTGTTTATAGTGACAAGAGTTTTTCTTTTATTGTAAAAACCCCTCCAGCTTCTGTTTTAATTAAAAAAGCTATTGGGATAGAATCAGGGTCTAAAAAATCTAATACAGATAAAGTTGGAACTATATCAAAAGAAAAGTTGATGGAGATAGCAAGGATTAAAATGTCCGATTTAAATGCAAAGTCGGAATCAGCAGCGTTTAAAATTATTGCAGGAAGTGCACGTTCAATGGGTGTTGAGGTGGAGAAATAA
- the nusG gene encoding transcription termination/antitermination protein NusG, with amino-acid sequence MSRAWYVVQTYSQYEKKIEQDIKHLINEGIFGGVVLDVKAPIEKVEEIRNGKKRIRERKIWPGYILIELDLPEVGWKDIVANIIKVQGVINFVGVSKGQRPVPINDEEVKSVFMLTGEIKANKSIFMLYDFEEGERVRIKGGPFDSFEGVISSIDYERKKLKVAVQIFGRSTPVEVDFQHIEKI; translated from the coding sequence ATGTCTAGAGCTTGGTATGTAGTTCAAACTTATTCTCAATATGAGAAAAAAATAGAGCAGGACATAAAACATTTAATAAATGAAGGTATTTTTGGTGGTGTAGTATTAGATGTTAAGGCTCCTATTGAAAAAGTAGAAGAGATAAGAAATGGCAAGAAAAGAATAAGAGAGAGAAAAATTTGGCCAGGTTATATTCTGATTGAGCTAGATCTTCCAGAAGTGGGTTGGAAAGATATTGTTGCCAATATTATCAAAGTTCAAGGTGTTATTAATTTTGTTGGTGTTAGTAAGGGGCAAAGGCCTGTTCCTATTAATGATGAAGAAGTAAAAAGTGTTTTTATGCTTACTGGTGAGATTAAGGCAAATAAATCTATTTTTATGCTTTATGACTTTGAAGAAGGAGAAAGGGTTAGAATTAAAGGCGGACCTTTTGACTCCTTTGAAGGGGTTATTAGCTCTATTGATTATGAAAGAAAGAAATTAAAAGTTGCAGTTCAAATTTTTGGAAGATCAACGCCTGTTGAAGTTGACTTTCAACATATAGAAAAGATTTAA
- the secE gene encoding preprotein translocase subunit SecE → MFRFIKDSILELKKVTWPKYNEVVGNGKQVFWLVLFVSIFLGIVDYLMFLVVTYVF, encoded by the coding sequence ATGTTTAGGTTTATTAAAGACAGTATCTTGGAGCTTAAAAAGGTAACGTGGCCTAAGTATAATGAAGTGGTTGGAAATGGAAAACAAGTTTTTTGGCTGGTATTGTTTGTTTCAATTTTCTTGGGTATAGTCGACTATCTCATGTTTCTTGTTGTAACTTATGTATTTTAG